The genomic interval ACAATGCCAAGGTCTACCACTCTGACGCCCTGCGCTCTGCCTGTTACAACCTCGGCATTAAACTCATCCACAGACCACCACGCGACCCTGCTCCCGGCGGACTGGTCGAACGTTTCTTCGGCACCAGCCAGACACAGTTCGAGTCGGAAGTCCGCTCCGGCGACATTATCACCCTTGATGCCATTAACCAGGCCTTCTCCGCTTACCTTGCCGTTGTCTATCACGCAAGAATCCACTCCGAAACCAATCAATCTCCAAAACAACGCTACGACGAGGGGCTTACCGTCATCCGACACGTCGATATGGACGCCGCTCTTGCCTTCTTCATGAAACGCATCCCCAGAACCGTTGACAGAACCTTTGCCGATGTCCGCATTGATAACCGCTTTTACCGTGTTGACCCCAAACTCAGAGGCGATAAAGTAGAAGTCCGTTACGACCCATACGGCGATCTCAAAAAGGTCTTGATCTATTCCGCAAACGGTGAATACCTCGGCTCGGGAAATCTCTACCTGCGCGACCAGGGCGCTGAAACTCCAGCCGCCTCACCTTCAAAACCAAAACATAATTACCTCGACCTTATCACTCAGAAACACAAATCCATTCTCCAGGCTCAGGCCAAAGGCATTGATTACCACCAAATCATCTCCGAACGACCCTGGCCATTCATGGCATTCGTCCAGAAACTCGCACTCCTCATGGGACACAAAGGCTCTCTCTCCGCCTTCAGCTCTCATGAACTCGAATCGCTTAAAAAATGCTACAACCGTATCCCCGCTCTCAACGAATCATTGCTCACGGAGGCATTCCAAAATGCCTCCGTGAAAACCTTACCCTATATCATTCGTGAATTACAAATCGCTTACTCGAAAAAGGAGGTCTCTTAACCATGTTTACTTCTCATTTTTCCATGACTACTCAGCCGTTCTCTGAAAGAATCAACACCAGCCTTATCATGAAAGACGAACGCTTTACCCAGGGGCTTGCACGACTCCAATACCTCTTACACTCAGGCTCTATCGCCGTCCTCTACGGACAGA from Candidatus Kuenenia stuttgartiensis carries:
- a CDS encoding Mu transposase C-terminal domain-containing protein yields the protein MLVDGEALPTNLCLFIDCYSRYVVEGRYYLKQTLDILIDSLIRAWTIHGSPKELYLDNAKVYHSDALRSACYNLGIKLIHRPPRDPAPGGLVERFFGTSQTQFESEVRSGDIITLDAINQAFSAYLAVVYHARIHSETNQSPKQRYDEGLTVIRHVDMDAALAFFMKRIPRTVDRTFADVRIDNRFYRVDPKLRGDKVEVRYDPYGDLKKVLIYSANGEYLGSGNLYLRDQGAETPAASPSKPKHNYLDLITQKHKSILQAQAKGIDYHQIISERPWPFMAFVQKLALLMGHKGSLSAFSSHELESLKKCYNRIPALNESLLTEAFQNASVKTLPYIIRELQIAYSKKEVS